A genome region from Deltaproteobacteria bacterium includes the following:
- a CDS encoding FKBP-type peptidyl-prolyl cis-trans isomerase — protein MTHRSPFVAALLLALAAAFAPPAEAEKAPGTDDEKTLYALGVSVARNLEPFALSPEEVDFVVAGLRDELAGKESAVPLDQFGPRIRTLAETRATATAAKEKEAGQAFAAQAAAEPGAVKKPSGLVIRTIQEGSGASPGPDDSVKVHYTGTLRDGKVFDSSVKRGEPAQFKLGGVVPCWTEALQTMKVGGKARIICPAEIAYGDRGFPGSIPPGATLAFEVELLEIVKPAAATPPAAETPAE, from the coding sequence ATGACCCATCGCAGCCCGTTCGTGGCCGCTCTGCTGCTCGCGCTGGCGGCGGCCTTCGCCCCGCCGGCCGAGGCCGAGAAGGCGCCCGGCACCGACGACGAGAAGACGCTCTACGCGCTCGGCGTGAGCGTCGCCCGCAACCTCGAGCCGTTCGCGCTGAGCCCCGAGGAGGTCGACTTCGTGGTGGCCGGGCTGCGTGACGAGCTGGCCGGCAAGGAGTCGGCAGTGCCCCTCGACCAGTTCGGCCCCCGGATCCGCACGCTCGCGGAGACGCGGGCCACGGCCACCGCCGCCAAGGAGAAGGAGGCCGGTCAGGCCTTCGCCGCCCAGGCCGCCGCCGAGCCGGGCGCCGTCAAGAAGCCCTCCGGGCTCGTGATCCGCACCATCCAGGAGGGCAGCGGCGCCTCCCCTGGCCCCGACGACAGCGTGAAGGTCCACTACACCGGCACGCTGCGCGACGGCAAGGTCTTCGACAGCTCGGTGAAGCGCGGCGAGCCCGCCCAGTTCAAGCTCGGCGGCGTGGTCCCGTGCTGGACCGAGGCGCTCCAGACCATGAAGGTCGGCGGCAAGGCCCGGATCATCTGCCCGGCCGAGATCGCCTACGGCGACCGCGGCTTCCCGGGCTCGATCCCGCCCGGCGCGACGCTCGCCTTCGAGGTCGAGCTGCTCGAGATCGTGAAGCCCGCGGCGGCAACGCCGCCGGCGGCGGAGACGCCGGCCGAGTGA
- a CDS encoding 4-hydroxybutyrate CoA-transferase has translation MRMLSLPEAAALLRPDDTLAVPLGPGQPAAFLHALSARDDWRGLTVFGALLTDFFPLFTRPGVTLHSGFFGPVERALRAAGHTVAFIPADFRRFAHLARAMAPRVMGTTAAPPDAGGWLSLSLHAGATVEELHRCGRDPGRLLVVEVNPKLPRTLGLPPAHRHALHVDEVDVVVESDRDVVALPVAEPDEVERRIAGHACRFVPEGATLQTGIGGVPGQIARLLAAGSGGDYGIHTEMFTDGLMELCRSGKVTNRKGLFDGISTATFALGSRALYDWLDGNESVRFLPIDQTNDPALIARNRRMISINGALSVDLLGQVVADRIGDEEYSGIGGHEEFVSGAGFSEGGRSLICLPSSARTRHGVVSRIVHGFAPGASVTTPRHQVDVIVTEYGAAELAGRTVAERARALIEVAHPAVRAALRGQRRELPVIEAPAEGAAVAAAKGAGR, from the coding sequence ATGCGCATGCTCTCGCTACCCGAGGCGGCCGCGCTGCTGCGTCCCGACGACACCCTGGCGGTTCCGCTCGGGCCGGGCCAGCCCGCGGCGTTCCTGCACGCGCTCTCGGCGCGCGACGACTGGCGCGGCCTCACGGTGTTCGGGGCGCTCCTGACCGATTTCTTCCCGCTCTTCACGCGCCCGGGTGTCACGCTCCACTCGGGGTTCTTCGGCCCCGTCGAGCGCGCGCTGCGCGCAGCCGGCCACACGGTCGCCTTCATCCCCGCGGACTTCCGGCGCTTCGCGCACCTGGCCCGCGCGATGGCGCCGCGCGTGATGGGGACGACCGCCGCGCCGCCCGACGCGGGCGGCTGGCTCTCGCTCTCCCTGCACGCCGGCGCCACGGTCGAGGAGCTGCACCGCTGCGGCCGTGACCCGGGCCGGCTCCTGGTGGTCGAGGTGAACCCCAAGCTGCCGCGCACGCTCGGGCTGCCGCCCGCCCACCGCCATGCGCTCCACGTGGACGAGGTCGACGTCGTGGTCGAGAGCGATCGCGACGTGGTGGCGCTGCCGGTCGCGGAGCCCGACGAGGTGGAGCGCCGGATCGCCGGGCATGCCTGCCGCTTCGTGCCCGAGGGCGCCACCCTCCAGACCGGGATCGGCGGCGTACCGGGACAGATCGCGCGCCTGCTCGCGGCCGGCAGCGGCGGCGACTACGGCATCCACACCGAGATGTTCACGGACGGGCTCATGGAGCTGTGCCGGAGCGGCAAGGTCACGAACCGCAAGGGTCTCTTCGACGGGATCTCGACCGCGACCTTCGCCCTGGGCTCGCGCGCGCTCTACGACTGGCTCGACGGCAACGAGTCGGTGCGCTTCCTGCCCATCGACCAGACCAACGATCCCGCCCTGATCGCGCGCAACCGCCGCATGATCTCGATCAACGGCGCGCTCTCGGTCGACCTGCTCGGCCAGGTGGTGGCGGACCGGATCGGGGACGAGGAGTACTCGGGGATCGGCGGCCACGAGGAGTTCGTGAGCGGCGCGGGGTTCTCGGAGGGCGGGCGTTCGCTGATCTGCCTGCCGTCGAGCGCCCGCACGCGGCACGGTGTGGTGTCGAGGATCGTGCACGGCTTCGCGCCGGGGGCGTCCGTCACGACGCCGCGCCACCAGGTGGACGTGATCGTGACCGAGTACGGTGCGGCCGAGCTGGCCGGCCGCACGGTCGCCGAGCGGGCGCGCGCGCTGATCGAGGTCGCACACCCCGCCGTGCGCGCCGCGCTGCGCGGGCAGCGCCGCGAGCTGCCCGTGATCGAGGCCCCGGCGGAGGGCGCGGCGGTCGCGGCGGCGAAGGGCGCGGGGCGATGA
- a CDS encoding ABC transporter ATP-binding protein yields the protein MIELERVGRRFGEVVAVHELTLRVAPGELVALVGGSGSGKTTTLKMVNRLVEPSHGVVRIAGRDVRTLRAPELRRRIGYCFQQIGLFPHLSVAENVAVVPELLGWERARVRRRVAELLALMELPPELARRRPAALSGGQQQRVGIARALAGEPEVLLMDEPFGALDPLTRDTLQQRFQEIRQTLGITTLFVTHDLAEAVLLADRIAVLAGGRLLQLGTPRELLRAPADPVVAQLVATPRRQARAVEALLGDARA from the coding sequence TTGATCGAGCTCGAGCGGGTAGGGCGGCGCTTCGGCGAGGTCGTGGCGGTGCACGAGCTCACGCTGCGCGTGGCGCCCGGCGAGCTCGTGGCGCTGGTCGGCGGCTCGGGCTCGGGCAAGACGACGACCCTCAAGATGGTGAACCGCCTGGTGGAGCCGAGCCACGGCGTGGTGCGCATCGCTGGCCGCGACGTCCGCACCCTGCGCGCCCCCGAGCTGCGCCGCCGCATCGGCTACTGCTTCCAGCAGATCGGGCTCTTCCCGCACCTCTCGGTCGCGGAGAACGTGGCCGTGGTGCCGGAGCTCCTCGGCTGGGAGCGCGCGCGGGTGCGGCGGCGCGTCGCCGAGCTGCTGGCGCTGATGGAGCTCCCGCCCGAGCTCGCCCGGCGCCGGCCGGCCGCGCTCTCGGGCGGCCAGCAGCAGCGGGTCGGGATCGCGCGCGCGCTCGCCGGGGAGCCCGAGGTGCTGCTGATGGACGAGCCCTTCGGAGCCCTCGATCCGCTCACCCGCGACACCCTCCAGCAACGCTTCCAGGAGATCCGCCAGACCCTCGGGATCACGACGCTCTTCGTCACCCACGACCTGGCGGAGGCGGTCCTCCTCGCCGACCGGATCGCGGTGCTCGCCGGGGGGCGCCTGCTCCAGCTCGGGACCCCCCGCGAGCTCCTGCGGGCGCCCGCGGATCCCGTCGTCGCGCAGCTCGTCGCGACGCCGCGGCGGCAGGCCCGGGCGGTCGAGGCCCTGCTCGGGGACGCCCGCGCGTGA
- a CDS encoding phospholipase, whose product MSGEPDPELPPGYARALTAVGSASLAGLQGLEWAQRRLHPPDAPRLRQQLGPLRDRLAEAQEAFGAAEVPPALVPFHEQLAAGAAETLAALALFLDPGPPAEAVARVLGSLRRGCRALEAFYPLRGVLPPIGRHFVEPGWHGRLAALDPHPAPAFGAGVGLHRAGSDGDPEARGGFSLYVPEWLAGEAPRPLVVALHGGAGHGRDFLWTWLREARGRGFLLLAPTSVGSTWSLEAPPSDALRLRSMVDWVSARWPVDRGRILLTGLSDGATFTLLAGLDEDAPYTALAPVAGVLHPLNLASGNLGRARGRRVFQVHGALDWLFPPALARLARDELERAGAALVYREIEDLSHTYPREVNGEILTWFDPSLVPPAA is encoded by the coding sequence ATGAGCGGCGAGCCCGATCCGGAGCTGCCGCCCGGCTACGCGCGCGCGCTCACCGCCGTCGGCAGCGCCTCGCTCGCCGGGCTCCAGGGCCTCGAGTGGGCGCAGCGCCGCCTCCACCCGCCCGACGCGCCGCGCCTGCGCCAGCAGCTCGGACCGCTGCGCGACCGGCTCGCGGAGGCGCAGGAGGCCTTCGGTGCCGCCGAGGTCCCGCCCGCGCTCGTGCCCTTCCACGAGCAGCTCGCGGCGGGCGCCGCCGAGACCCTCGCCGCGCTCGCGCTCTTCCTCGACCCGGGGCCGCCGGCGGAGGCAGTGGCGCGCGTGCTCGGCAGCCTGCGCCGCGGCTGCCGGGCGCTCGAGGCCTTCTATCCACTGCGCGGCGTGCTCCCTCCGATCGGCCGGCACTTCGTCGAGCCGGGCTGGCACGGGCGGCTCGCGGCGCTCGATCCGCATCCGGCGCCGGCCTTCGGCGCGGGCGTGGGCCTGCACCGCGCGGGCTCGGACGGCGATCCCGAGGCGCGCGGCGGCTTCTCGCTCTACGTGCCCGAGTGGCTCGCCGGGGAAGCGCCGCGGCCCCTGGTGGTCGCGCTCCACGGCGGCGCGGGCCACGGCCGCGACTTCCTCTGGACCTGGCTGCGCGAGGCGCGCGGCCGGGGCTTCCTCCTGCTGGCGCCGACCTCCGTCGGCTCGACCTGGTCGCTCGAGGCGCCCCCGAGCGACGCCCTGCGGCTGCGCTCGATGGTGGACTGGGTGTCCGCGCGCTGGCCGGTCGACCGCGGGCGGATCCTCCTCACGGGGCTCTCGGACGGCGCCACCTTCACGCTCCTGGCCGGGCTCGACGAGGACGCGCCCTACACCGCCCTGGCACCGGTCGCGGGCGTCCTCCACCCGCTCAACCTCGCGAGCGGCAACCTCGGGCGCGCGCGCGGGCGCCGCGTCTTCCAGGTGCACGGCGCGCTCGACTGGCTCTTCCCGCCCGCGCTCGCGCGGCTCGCCCGCGACGAGCTCGAGCGCGCCGGTGCGGCCCTCGTCTATCGCGAGATCGAGGATCTCTCGCACACCTACCCGCGCGAGGTGAACGGCGAGATCCTGACCTGGTTCGACCCCTCCCTGGTGCCGCCCGCCGCCTGA
- a CDS encoding HAD family hydrolase yields the protein MLDLFDTLVDLSLADLPRLTVAGRELPTTAGAVHAALRPHLSISFEDFAAALAAVDRDLRAAYWGQGRELPTPLRFAHLLARLGASDPEGTLADALTRAHMDLLVGIARTPAHHPAVLDRLRGRVRLGLCSNWSWSPAAHRILAGTGLRERLDALAISHDVGVRKPRAELFAAALDALGVAPGEAIHVGDDLRADVEGAAALGLRTVWITRRVADPGAARASTPGARPDWVVRDLAELEAIVAGERA from the coding sequence CTGCTCGACCTCTTCGACACGCTGGTCGACCTGTCGCTCGCCGACCTGCCGCGCCTCACCGTCGCCGGGCGCGAGCTGCCGACCACCGCCGGCGCCGTCCACGCGGCGCTGCGACCCCACCTGTCGATCTCCTTCGAGGACTTCGCCGCCGCCCTCGCCGCCGTGGACCGGGACCTGCGGGCCGCGTACTGGGGCCAGGGACGCGAGCTCCCGACCCCGCTGCGCTTCGCCCACCTGCTGGCGCGGCTCGGCGCGTCCGATCCGGAGGGCACGCTCGCGGACGCGCTGACCCGCGCGCACATGGACCTCCTGGTCGGGATCGCGCGCACGCCGGCGCACCACCCGGCCGTCCTCGACCGGCTGCGCGGGCGCGTGCGGCTCGGCCTGTGCTCGAACTGGAGCTGGAGCCCCGCGGCGCACCGGATCCTCGCCGGCACGGGCCTGCGCGAGCGCCTCGATGCGCTCGCCATCTCGCACGACGTCGGGGTCCGCAAGCCGCGCGCTGAGCTCTTCGCCGCGGCGCTCGACGCGCTCGGTGTCGCGCCCGGCGAGGCGATCCACGTCGGTGACGACCTGCGCGCCGACGTGGAGGGCGCCGCGGCGCTCGGCCTGCGCACGGTCTGGATCACGCGCCGGGTCGCGGACCCCGGCGCGGCGCGCGCGAGCACCCCCGGCGCGCGGCCCGACTGGGTGGTCCGCGATCTCGCCGAGCTCGAGGCGATCGTCGCGGGGGAGCGGGCCTGA
- a CDS encoding tyrosine-type recombinase/integrase translates to MKAKPKGAKYRNLTRRGAVVYFEAVLDGQRVRFSTEEADWDAAAAVRDAYLRKRAERAGREAAHTFGALAERYLKEATGHLSGTTRDDRDRVLGADGELRRYFGAMRASDIRRATLLDWWYREVEGRGRHERTGLTLLSALSGVFGYAVDLELIDANPVDTFRGTLRRRRRSKRGRAEAAQGGSIRPIEEPAQLGALVTASRVEYERRFGNGRPRREAQASHVATLLMLDAGLRAGEVAGLRWRDVRWGGDPDDVTRALVIRASVARGKYEEAPKSGRSREVALSRRLRRLLREFYVAQGQPEPSARVLPGYIHRNYQGRHFEGICAAAGLAGRTPKDLRDTFASQLLTAGIQLGYISGQLGHQDVATTARHYATWAGAGAYRRALEVEPGEVPADLIARIEAIESPHKSPHLAKTDGASA, encoded by the coding sequence ATGAAGGCGAAGCCGAAGGGCGCGAAGTACCGGAACCTGACCCGACGCGGGGCCGTGGTCTACTTCGAGGCCGTGCTCGACGGCCAGCGCGTGCGCTTCTCCACCGAAGAGGCCGACTGGGATGCGGCGGCGGCGGTGCGGGATGCCTACTTGCGGAAGCGGGCGGAGCGCGCCGGCCGCGAGGCCGCGCACACCTTTGGCGCCCTGGCCGAGCGCTACCTCAAGGAAGCGACCGGCCACCTGTCGGGCACGACGCGGGACGATCGCGACCGCGTGCTCGGCGCGGACGGTGAGCTTCGCCGCTACTTCGGCGCGATGCGCGCGAGCGACATCCGGCGCGCGACCCTGCTCGACTGGTGGTATCGCGAGGTGGAAGGCCGCGGGCGACACGAGCGAACGGGCCTGACGCTGCTTTCCGCGCTCTCGGGCGTGTTCGGCTACGCCGTGGACCTCGAGCTGATCGACGCGAACCCGGTCGACACGTTCCGGGGGACGCTCCGCCGGCGCCGCCGCTCGAAGCGGGGCCGGGCCGAGGCCGCGCAGGGCGGCAGCATCCGGCCGATCGAGGAGCCGGCGCAGCTCGGGGCGCTGGTGACCGCCTCGCGCGTGGAGTACGAGCGGCGCTTCGGGAACGGGCGCCCCCGGCGCGAAGCGCAGGCTTCGCACGTCGCGACCCTGCTCATGCTCGACGCTGGCCTGCGCGCTGGCGAGGTGGCCGGGCTTCGCTGGCGGGACGTGCGCTGGGGCGGGGACCCTGACGACGTGACCCGGGCGCTCGTGATCCGCGCGAGCGTGGCCCGGGGCAAGTACGAGGAGGCCCCGAAGAGCGGCCGAAGCCGGGAGGTGGCGCTCTCGCGCCGCCTGCGGCGGCTCCTGCGGGAGTTCTACGTGGCGCAGGGGCAGCCGGAGCCCTCAGCCCGCGTGCTCCCGGGCTACATCCACCGCAACTACCAGGGGCGGCACTTCGAGGGGATCTGCGCTGCCGCCGGGCTCGCGGGCCGAACGCCGAAGGATCTTCGCGATACGTTCGCCTCGCAACTCCTGACCGCGGGCATCCAGCTCGGGTACATCAGCGGCCAACTCGGGCATCAGGACGTGGCCACGACGGCGCGCCACTACGCCACCTGGGCCGGCGCCGGGGCCTACCGCCGGGCGCTCGAGGTGGAGCCGGGAGAGGTCCCGGCGGACCTGATCGCGCGAATCGAGGCGATCGAGTCCCCCCACAAGTCCCCCCACCTCGCGAAAACGGACGGAGCGTCAGCATGA
- a CDS encoding Gfo/Idh/MocA family oxidoreductase — protein sequence MAGETLRYGVIGTGMMGCEHIRSLALLPGVEVTAIADPHETSRGWARSALAGRAVEEYADYRELLRRAAVDVVVVATPNHTHHEVLRAVFATHKHVLVEKPLCTEVGDCKRVVEAAARHPGIVWVGMEYRYVRPLARLVEEVHGGAIGRLRMLAIREHRYPFLPKVGDWNRFARYTGGTLVEKCCHFFDLMNLIARERPLRVYASGGADVNHRDERYGGEVPDILDNAFAIVDFEGGARALLDLCMFAEHSTHEMEVAATGDAGKAEAFVPAQRLVLTRRDRDEPATIAFPPDPGLAGSGAHHGATFFEHLAFRDAIRSGGRPVVSVEDGALAVAMGVAAERSVRERRPVELRELGS from the coding sequence TTGGCGGGCGAAACGCTGCGCTACGGGGTGATCGGGACCGGCATGATGGGCTGCGAGCACATCCGCAGCCTCGCGCTCCTGCCCGGTGTCGAGGTGACGGCGATCGCCGATCCCCACGAGACCAGCCGCGGCTGGGCGCGCAGCGCCCTCGCGGGGCGTGCGGTCGAGGAGTACGCGGACTACCGCGAGCTCCTGCGCCGCGCAGCGGTGGACGTGGTCGTGGTCGCCACGCCGAACCACACCCACCACGAGGTGCTGCGCGCGGTCTTCGCGACGCACAAGCACGTACTCGTCGAGAAGCCGCTCTGCACCGAGGTCGGCGACTGCAAGCGCGTCGTCGAGGCAGCGGCACGCCACCCGGGGATCGTCTGGGTGGGCATGGAGTACCGCTACGTCCGTCCGCTCGCGCGCCTCGTCGAAGAGGTGCACGGCGGCGCGATCGGACGCCTGCGCATGCTGGCGATCCGCGAGCACCGCTACCCGTTCCTGCCGAAGGTCGGCGACTGGAACCGCTTCGCCCGCTACACGGGCGGCACCCTGGTCGAGAAGTGCTGCCACTTCTTCGATCTCATGAACCTGATCGCGCGCGAGCGGCCCTTGCGGGTCTATGCCTCGGGCGGCGCCGACGTGAATCACCGCGACGAGCGCTACGGGGGCGAGGTCCCCGACATCCTCGACAACGCCTTCGCGATCGTCGATTTCGAGGGCGGGGCCCGCGCGCTGCTCGACCTGTGCATGTTCGCCGAGCACTCCACCCACGAGATGGAGGTGGCCGCGACCGGCGACGCCGGCAAGGCCGAGGCCTTCGTGCCAGCGCAGCGCCTCGTGCTCACCCGGCGCGACCGCGACGAGCCCGCGACGATCGCCTTCCCGCCCGACCCGGGGCTCGCGGGCTCGGGCGCCCACCACGGCGCCACCTTCTTCGAGCACCTGGCCTTCCGCGACGCGATCCGCAGCGGCGGGCGGCCGGTGGTCTCGGTCGAGGACGGGGCGCTCGCCGTCGCGATGGGCGTTGCCGCCGAGCGCTCCGTGCGCGAGCGGCGGCCGGTGGAGCTGCGCGAGCTCGGGTCCTGA
- a CDS encoding DUF924 domain-containing protein: protein MDTRAEELLAFWLGPLDGDGLAAPAFEARWFAKDAAFDGELRRRFGALHEAACAGRLEDWAGSPRGRLALVLLLDQLSRNLQRGRAEAFAGDARALAHARAALTRGEDLALALCERVFLYLPFEHAEDRKAQELAVERFRLLAAAAPERARARFASFLDYAIRHREVIERFGRFPHRNPALGRASTPEERAWVEREGGF, encoded by the coding sequence ATGGACACGCGCGCAGAGGAGCTGCTGGCCTTCTGGCTCGGGCCGCTCGACGGGGACGGCCTGGCCGCGCCCGCCTTCGAGGCGCGCTGGTTCGCGAAGGACGCGGCCTTCGACGGCGAGCTGCGCCGCCGCTTCGGCGCGCTCCACGAGGCGGCCTGCGCCGGCCGGCTCGAGGACTGGGCCGGGAGCCCGCGCGGCCGGCTCGCGCTCGTCCTCCTCCTCGATCAGCTCTCGCGCAACCTCCAGCGCGGCCGGGCCGAGGCCTTCGCCGGCGACGCCCGTGCGCTGGCGCACGCACGCGCCGCCCTGACCCGCGGCGAGGACCTCGCGCTCGCCCTGTGCGAGCGCGTCTTCCTCTACCTGCCCTTCGAGCACGCCGAGGACCGCAAGGCGCAGGAGCTCGCGGTGGAGCGCTTCCGGCTCCTCGCCGCCGCCGCCCCGGAGCGGGCACGCGCGCGCTTCGCGAGCTTCCTCGACTACGCCATCCGGCACCGTGAGGTGATCGAGCGCTTCGGGCGCTTCCCGCACCGCAACCCGGCCCTGGGACGCGCCTCGACGCCCGAGGAGCGCGCCTGGGTCGAACGGGAGGGCGGCTTCTGA
- a CDS encoding ABC transporter permease subunit, with protein MSELLGELPRYTAAHLQLSLAALLIATAASVPLGVWASRQPRGGRVLLALVGALQTIPSLALLAFMVPVLAALGGWSLRVLGFAVPAIGVAPALLALSLYGTLPILQNVVAGLAGVDPGVREAARAMGMTGRQRLWRVELPLALPVMIAGLRTAAVWVVGTATLATPVGAPSLGHFIFSGLQTRNYAAVSLGCGAAAALAFTLDRAIRLLERGVAGRRRGLVAAALAGLALLAAAASLPRAGGGGAAASAPAPVVIGAKTFTEQYVLAELLAGWIARETGAPARVLGSLGSTVLFDALRAGEIDAYVDYTGTLWATVLGRSGPPPARAAMLAEVRRALAEQDGVTLVAALGFENAYALAMRGDRARALGIATIADLARHAPSLAIGADYEFLERPEWRALVAAYGLAFRSERSMDPSLMYDALASGQVDVISAFSTDGRIAARGLVLLRDERGVIPPYDAVVLAGARLARERPEVVRALAGLGGAIDAPTMRRLNGAVDQGGRSPRAVAAAWLRARTH; from the coding sequence GTGAGCGAGCTGCTCGGCGAGCTCCCGCGCTACACCGCGGCGCACCTCCAGCTCTCGCTCGCGGCGCTTCTGATCGCGACGGCGGCGAGCGTCCCGCTCGGGGTCTGGGCCAGCCGGCAGCCGCGCGGGGGGCGCGTACTCCTGGCCCTCGTGGGCGCCCTCCAGACGATCCCGAGCCTGGCGCTCCTGGCCTTCATGGTGCCCGTCCTCGCCGCGCTCGGGGGCTGGAGCCTGCGCGTGCTCGGCTTCGCGGTACCGGCGATCGGGGTCGCCCCGGCGCTGCTCGCGCTCTCGCTCTACGGAACGCTGCCGATCCTCCAGAACGTCGTTGCCGGCCTCGCGGGCGTCGATCCCGGCGTGCGGGAGGCCGCCCGCGCGATGGGCATGACCGGCCGGCAGCGGCTCTGGCGCGTCGAGCTGCCGCTCGCGCTGCCGGTGATGATCGCGGGCCTGCGCACCGCGGCGGTCTGGGTGGTGGGGACCGCGACCCTCGCGACCCCGGTCGGCGCGCCGAGCCTCGGCCACTTCATCTTCAGCGGGCTCCAGACCCGCAACTACGCGGCGGTGTCGCTCGGCTGCGGGGCCGCGGCCGCCCTGGCCTTCACCCTCGACCGGGCGATCCGCCTGCTCGAGCGCGGCGTGGCCGGGCGCCGGCGCGGGCTCGTGGCCGCCGCGCTCGCGGGCCTCGCGCTGCTCGCCGCCGCCGCGAGCCTGCCGCGCGCGGGTGGGGGAGGCGCGGCCGCGAGCGCTCCGGCGCCGGTCGTGATCGGAGCCAAGACCTTCACCGAGCAGTACGTGCTGGCCGAGCTGCTGGCCGGCTGGATCGCGCGCGAGACGGGCGCCCCGGCGCGGGTGCTGGGCTCCCTCGGCTCGACGGTGCTCTTCGACGCGCTGCGCGCGGGCGAGATCGACGCGTACGTGGACTACACCGGGACCCTGTGGGCCACGGTGCTCGGCCGCAGCGGGCCGCCTCCCGCCCGCGCCGCGATGCTGGCGGAGGTGCGCCGCGCGCTCGCGGAGCAGGACGGGGTCACGCTGGTCGCGGCGCTCGGCTTCGAGAACGCCTACGCGCTCGCGATGCGCGGCGATCGCGCCCGCGCGCTCGGGATCGCGACCATCGCGGACCTGGCGCGCCACGCCCCCTCGCTCGCGATCGGCGCCGACTACGAGTTCCTGGAACGCCCCGAGTGGCGTGCCCTCGTCGCCGCCTACGGGCTCGCGTTCCGGAGCGAACGCAGCATGGACCCCTCGCTCATGTACGACGCGCTCGCGAGCGGGCAGGTCGACGTGATCAGCGCCTTCTCGACCGACGGCCGGATCGCAGCCCGCGGCCTCGTGCTGCTGCGCGACGAGCGGGGCGTGATCCCGCCCTACGACGCGGTGGTGCTGGCGGGCGCGCGGCTGGCCCGTGAGCGTCCCGAGGTGGTGCGTGCGCTCGCCGGGCTCGGGGGTGCGATCGACGCCCCGACCATGCGGCGCCTGAACGGCGCGGTGGACCAGGGCGGCCGCTCGCCGCGCGCGGTTGCTGCCGCGTGGCTGAGGGCGCGCACCCACTGA